The DNA region cttaaaaaaatgatgatgagAAAAATCGAAGGCTTGGTAGCTTGCAATAACACTTGTCACGATTGAAATAGCTGGAATCACTGTTCTTCGAATGTGGTAAAATGCTTCAGCGCGAGTTCCCAGCGATGGTTGAAGAATTCTTCCAAAACTTCTTCGGTTCACGTACCGAAGAACGGCCATCAGCGAGTCGTAGTGCCGGAAGAAGAGTGTCATTCGCAAAGCGGAGATGCCAATACCGATAACCGCCTGCACACAACTTAGTAAAATTTCCAATTTGGCACAATGCCGTACCGcatcaaaagtgttccaaaaaaCAACAGCCATTGGAAGGCAGCTCACCAACCGGTAAGCGTTCCACCAGCGTCTGATTCTAACGTTTGTCGAGTTCAGTCGAGCACCCGCGATCGCCAACAGGAAATCCTGCCCGAAGAAGAAGTCCGTCGAGTAGTTAAAGTCCCTGGTCAGCGCACGGTAGTAGGCCGTGGCCCGCGACTTGCACCGACTCCAGAGCCTGCTACGGGCGGAGGCTTCCATTTCGTTCACGGTTCCGGAAAGAACTGAGATTTCGCGCACCCTCGGTTGGCAAAACAAACACTTTACGATGACGCACGTTTGCCGGGATTTATAATTCAACCGTATTGGGAACCGGGACCAACTGTCACCGACCGTTCTGGAGGATTGATTTGAAGGAAGTTTGATTACGTTTGAGTGTCTCAAGGACCATTTAGTGCAAATGCACTTGCGATACACGTAACCCAATGTCTACTGTCACAGTTCCCACCATCGCCGCTGGGATTTTATAATCTTCTACTCGTAGTAGGCTCTGGAGTCGGCGCAAGTCGCGAGTCACGGCCTACTACCGTGCGCTGATTACGGAGTTCAaagcgaacaaaaaaaacatattcgaacagtttttttaatgtgaacatttcaaaacaatacTTTAACGCAAACAACTTTTATTACGACCGCCGAGCCCCTTTGTGAAGCACCCTGGAGACAATTTTCACCGCCAGTGACAGGGGCACCAGTCCTTGCCAAAGAACCTAAAACAAAGATTCAATAAttgaaatcccaaaaaaaaaccaacaatcTATTCCATTCCCCACCTGCAAGCAGTGCTGCCAGTGGCCGGAAGTGTACGCCGTCTTCCCGATCGTAAACACCGCAAACCGGGCCATCTGCTCGACGTCCAGCACGGTCACGTACCAGGGCATCTTGCTTTCGTACTGCTCGCTCAGGTTCGTCCGCACGATGGACGGGGCCACGACCTGGAACTCGACGCCACTGCCGCGCAGTTCCTGGCCCAGCGCCAGTCCCAGATTGTGCAGGTACGCTTTGGACGCGGCGTACGCGGCCATGTACGCCACCGGAACGTGGCCCGAGCTGGACCCGATGTTGATCACGATGCCCCGGCCACGTTCGCGCATCCCGGGGATGACGATCCGCGAGAGGACGGTGGCGGCCACCACGTTCAGGTTGACCACCGTCAGCAGGTCCTGCTCGGTGTGCTGCTCCAGTGTGGCCAGCTCGGGCAGGTAGCCCACGTTGTTGACTACATGCGAATGACAAAATcaaattcgaaatttttttattaaaaccagTTCTGAAACCTCGCAGTCCAAAATTTCGCTTCTTACCCAGCAGCCCAATATCCATCGCAGCAAGCTGTTCGCGCAGCTGCTCGTAAATCTGGTGACCTCCGTTGAAGTCCACCACAACCCGTTTCGTCTGCACGCCGTAGCTCTTTTCCAGCTCATCGCCTACTCGGTCCAGTTTTTGTCTGCTCCTCGAAAGAAGCGCAATGTTGAGCCCCTTGGCGGCCAAATTCTGCGCGTAACACTTGCCAATGCCATCCGTTGCCCCGGTGATCACTGTTGTTGACGGGAAAAATAGCCTCAAAATGACCTCACGACTTCCCAAGGTGGCGCACGTTACATACCTGCCCAGGGTCCGTAACGCTCGGTCAGCTTCTCGCGGCGCACGGCCGCCCTGATGGAGCCCCACACGATGGCCAACAGCGACTCGAGGAAGCCATTGTAGGCCCACAGCAGCGTGGCGTACACTCCGATCCACCAAAACATGTCCGTACGGCGCGCGGGACGACTTGAACTGAGAGCGGGTCGTAGCAAAAGCCGGAGTGACTACGCATTCCGCATAGAAATCCGGTCCTCAGGGTTGAAGCTTCAATCCAGCGTTTGACAGTTACCTTACCTTTAAAATTGAggctaaaatcaaattttgttagcaacaaaaaaaacatttcaactaAAAACGATctcttttttcaagttcaaccCTGTCGATCATTAGcgacttaagtgttttttttctattcctcTCCATATCTCTCTTTCTGCATACGAATGAATCGTGTGCATCACCTCTACGTCTTCCTACGAGAGTTTGT from Culex quinquefasciatus strain JHB chromosome 3, VPISU_Cqui_1.0_pri_paternal, whole genome shotgun sequence includes:
- the LOC6052673 gene encoding inactive hydroxysteroid dehydrogenase-like protein 1 — encoded protein: MFWWIGVYATLLWAYNGFLESLLAIVWGSIRAAVRREKLTERYGPWAVITGATDGIGKCYAQNLAAKGLNIALLSRSRQKLDRVGDELEKSYGVQTKRVVVDFNGGHQIYEQLREQLAAMDIGLLVNNVGYLPELATLEQHTEQDLLTVVNLNVVAATVLSRIVIPGMRERGRGIVINIGSSSGHVPVAYMAAYAASKAYLHNLGLALGQELRGSGVEFQVVAPSIVRTNLSEQYESKMPWYVTVLDVEQMARFAVFTIGKTAYTSGHWQHCLQVLWQGLVPLSLAVKIVSRVLHKGARRS